ATATGAAAAATCTTCCGACGAGTTTTGACCTGTAATCTGGAAAACACCCATATCCGATTTTTTTAAATTCCCCAAACTCGCATTGGCATTTTCTGCGATGCTTTTGGCTCTTGTGCTGGCATCTTTAGTAGCCTCGGCAATCATTTTTATTTTTAGTTCCGCTAATTTGGTGTAATAATACTCAGGTGCATTTGAATAAAATTCTACGCCGGAATTAATTAATTCACTGGATTGTCTCGAAATTTCTTCGATTTTGTTTACTTCTTTCGATTGAATACTTACACTTTGGGTTAAGGTAAATCCAGTAAAAATTTGCTGCTTTGTTGTCCCATTTTCATTATAAGTTGTTTCAAAATCCTTACTGAAATTAACTGCCGAAAACACCATTTCATCAGGCCCGATTCCTTTGCCGGATAAATAGGTTTTTATTTTTTCACGGTCGCTGTCTAAGGCTGCATAAGCTTCTTTGAGGGTCAAACTTTTTTTAGAAAAAGAGCCGCTCCAAACTATCAAATCCGAAACAAAATCCTTTTTGCCTAAACCCGTTACGCTGATGGTATCATTACTTTTATTTCGATTCTGAAACGCATTCGAAAATAAATAGGCCGAAACAATAACAGCAAAAGCAATTATAAGGACATTCAAATTATTTTTAAGCATCATTAAGTGTTTTAAATTCAATCAAATGTACTCAAATATTGGGTTTGTTTTGAATTAAGTGTGAATTTTGAAACTTTGTTTTTGTCTCTATTTCATACAAGTAGTTCGTCTGGACAGCTCAAAAGTCTTTTATAGAATCGCTCCTTTTTTTATTACTTTTACTAAACTAAATCTAAACAATGACTTTCGAAAATACTCGTGAATTTGCACAACAACTTGATGCGCAAGATGCATTACATAAATATCAGGAAGAGTTTATTTTTCCGCAAGTCAATGGAAAAATGGTAATTTATTTTACTGGAAATTCTTTGGGCTTACAACCCAAACGCACTAAAGCTTATGTAGACGAGGTGATGAATGATTGGGGAAATCTAGCTGTAGAAGGGCATTTCTATGCCGAAAAACCTTGGTGGGATTACCACGAAAGATTTGCAGGTCCGTTGAGTAAAATAGTTGGTGCTTTGCCTGCCGAAGTTACAGTAATGAATACGCTGACCGTGAATCTTCATTTATTGATGGTTTCGTTTTACCGACCAACAACAACCCGATACAAAATTATTTGTGAGGAAAAAGCATTTCCTTCCGACCAATATATGTTTCAAAGTCAGGTTCATTTTCATGGCTATAAACCAGAAGACGCCATTGTTGAAATCAAGCGTCGTGAAGGGGAACATAACATTCGTTTAGAAGATATTTTGGCTAAAATTGCCGAAGTAGGCGAGGAGTTGGCATTAGTTTTAATAGGCGGTGTCAATTATTATACCGGGCAGGTTTTTGATATGAAAACAATAACCGAAGCCGGTCATAAAGCGGGTGCTTATGTAGGTTGGGATTTAGCGCATGCAGCCGGAAATATAAAACTAGAACTTCATGATTGGAATGTTGATTTTGCTGCTTGGTGCAGTTATAAATACATGAATTCAGGACCCGGAAATGCTTCGGGATGTTTTGTTCACGAAAAGCATCATACTAACCCAGACTTGCCAAGATTTGCCGGTTGGTGGGGACACAATAAGGAACGTCGTTTCAAAATGGAACCTAATTTTGATCCCGTTCATGGTGCCGATGGTTGGCAAATCAGTAATTTACCTATTCTGTCCTTGGCTCCTTATTTAGCTTCTGTAACACTGTTTGATGAAATAGGAATGGATGCTTTAATTCAAAAAAGAGATACCATCACTTCGTATTTAGAGTTTATTCTTCACGAAATTGACAAAGAAGTTAATAGTAATTTTGAAATTATTACACCTTCAAATCCTACAGAGAGAGCTTCCCAATTATCGGTTTTTCTTCATGGAGAAGGACGCTCTTTGTTTGATTATTTAATGAAAAATGGTGTAATTACAGATTGGCGGGAACCTAACGTGATCCGATTAGCTCCGGTTCCCTTGTATAGTTCTTTTGAAGATATGTATGATTTTGGACAAATTTTAAAACAAGGGATTGTTGCGAAATAATAGGCTTGAATTAATCATTTTTTTTGAAAATAACACTAACATAAAAGTCGGCTTGAAATTTTCAAGCCGACTTTTACTACACTAATTCAAACCATTTAATGGTCTACGACAAAATACAATTTCGCTCAAAAACTAATTCATAAACTTTTGTATTCACCTTAATAGTGCTTAACCTCTTAGATTTTTACCAGTATAATTAAGAATTAAGCCTGTTAAGTTGTATCATATTTTGTCGTTTACCAAATCGATTGTCAATCATGGGATTGACTATTTTTTATGCCAATTCTAATTTTGGAATTTCAATTTTCGTTAACTCCATTTTATAATTATCAAGTTGTTTTTTAATTTCTTTCACTCCATTTTCAAAATAATGTGCATCTGAAAACAAGTTTTCATAATATGAAATACCGTCTAACATATTATTTTTAAACGCTTGCAATTTTTTTATTTGAGGTGAAGTGATTTCAGATGCGGCTTCTTTTATTTCGTTTTTGAAATAATCCATATACATTTTCAGTTCTTTCACAAATAGATTCGGACGATCTGTAACTCTTAATACAGAAGCATTTCCGTAGATGTGTTGCACCATTTTAGCGAGTGAAACTTCTTGGTCAAAATAAGCCATATTGGGCCCAGGACAAATGACAACACCTTGTGCCTGTCCTTTTATTTTAATATCATTTTCTAAATACGAAGCATTTGCTAAGCCTACACAAAGACAAGATTTTTCGGTAATGCTGTCTTTAGTTTTAGCATAGTTTTCGGCAGTTACAGTGTCTTTTTTGTCTTCTAATTCTTGAAGTTTACTGTCTTGGTATTTTTTCGAAGCGGTACAAATTGCATTTCCATCGGCATCTTTGTTTAAGGCTAGGAATTTTTTTGGACAAGAACTTCCGGCTTTACTATCTTGAATTCTTTTTTGTTTGAACATTTCGTTCGTAGTTCCTCTCAAAGTATTGAACGGAATTCCTAAAGGTGAAATGTGACTCAAATACAAATCGTTTTCTTTGGCGTTCATCAATAATTTTCGAGTTGCTTTGTCTACCGAAGTAGCTTCTGGAACTAACAAAAATGGAGAGCCCCAACCCACTGAATCTACATTATATTGGTCTAATAAAAAATCATGCTCTTCGGCAGTTCCTACGCCACCTTGAACGGTTATTTTTAAATCCAATTGAGTTTCGGGAATGTGTAATTCTTTTTGTCCAAGCGCTTTAACCATCAAATCATGGGCAGATTGAATCAATTGGTCTTTCTTTTGTTTGAATTCTTCCAAAATTGGACCTAATAAAAATCCATCGGTTGCAAAAGCATGTCCGCCACAATTTAATCCGGATTCGATTCTATATTCTGAAACCCAAAGTCCTTTTTTGGCTAAAAAATTACCTTGAATCATTGCAGAACGAAAATCGCTTACTTTCAATGTAATTTTCTTTTTCAAGTTGTTATTTGCATCCGGAAAAAAGACTGGGAAATTTTCAAAATAGCTGTACAATCTAGGATTCATTCCCGCCGAAAGGACTACGGAAGATTCTAATGTACTATTGGCAAAACCACGTAATGCAGCATGTGCATCATTAAAAGCAACTGGTAATTGCTCGTCTTTTATAAAATTATCCTTATCGAGTTTCGTCATGATATTCACGTCGATATCGCCGGAGGAAAGGTTGTTTTCTAAATAGCTTTTGATATTTTCTTTAAAAGCAATTCCGTCTTCCATCAAATTTTGCAATCCTTTTTTAATTTCGGATTTGTTAGGCAACATGGCGATGTAACTTTCTAATGCCAATTTGCTTTCAGCCAATTCGATTTTGAAATTTTCGAATTTATCTTTTACTATTTTGTCGACCAAATTCAAGTAAGAAGTAATACGTTCTGCACGATAATCATGCATTTTTTGAGTTATTTCTTGGTAAGGAATATCGAATTTTTGATGATAAAAAGTATTCATTTTTTCTATCAATTCATCATCTGCAATAGAAATCACAGAAGATATACCATATTGTGCGACACGAATCGGACTATCTATTGTATAAGCCAATCCCATAACCGGAATATGAAAAGTATGTAATGGTTTTGTTGTTGTCATGTAAATGAAATCGTTTTAATATGATGCAAAGATTATAAAAAGCATTCATTTATAAACTGATAAATATCATATGGGATTTTTTTTTACTGTTGACATAGAAATAATCAATATTTTGAATCTGATTATAGTATTGCAATAGCTGCAGGAAAATGATATTACTGTAAAAATTTCTTAATTATTTTATTTAAACTAATACCCGTCTGGATTAGTAATAATTTCATTCGCTTTGATTTTAATTTGATACAAGTCTTCGGGTTTCATTTTTTTTAGTAAATTAAGCATCATTGCCATTCGTTGATTTCCTTTGAAATAATCCTTTTTTTCGTCGAGAAAATTCCAGTATAACGAGTTGAACGGACAGGCATTGTCGCCAATTTTTTCTTTTACATTGTAGGAACATTTGAGGCAATAGTTGCTCATTTTGTTGATGTAACTCCCGGAGGAAATATAGGGTTTGGTAGCGATGATTCCGCCATCAGCATATTGAGACATGCCTCGTGTATTGGGCATTTCAACCCATTCTATCGCATCGATGTAAACGCCAAGATACCATGCGTCAACTTCGTTTGGGTGAATTTGGGTTAGTAAAGTAAAGTTGCCAATGACCATCAGTCGTTGTATGTGATGTGCATATGCTTGGTTTAAACTTTGATCTATAGCATGTTTGACACAATTCATTTTGGTGTTACCATTCCAGAAAAAATCCGGTAATTTATTATAGTTTTCTAAGACATTCATTTGTGCGTAATGAGGCATTTCTTTCCAGTAAATTCCTCTGATGTATTCGCGCCAGCCTAAAATTTGGCGGACAAAGCCTTCTACTTGTGAAATCGAAATTTTTGCCTCGTTATTGTGATAACAGGCGATGACGGTTTCGATTACTTCTTTTGGCGACAGCATTTTGCTGTTTAGGGCGAAGGATAAGCGGGAGTGAAAAAGGAATTTTTCCTCCGTATGCATGGCATCTTCATAATCGCCAAAATGAGGTAACAAATGGGTACAGAAATATTCTAGAACGGCTAAACATTCGGTTCTTGAAGTAGGCCAATTAAAACATTCTTCCTTTATATTTCCTATAGTTTGTATTCCTGCGTGTTTAATTTCGAGCAGAATTTCCGTTACATTTGTATTAAAATTTTTCTCTTTAGGTACGGGAATTTCACCTTTGTATTTTTTGCGATTGTCGTGGTCAAAATTCCATTGATTGCCTTCCGGGGTTGACCCATTCATGAGCAAATGGTGTTTTTTGCGCATATTGCGATAGAAATTTTCCATCAACAATAATTTCTTTCCTTTATAAAAAGTGGCAAGTTCATCACATGTTGTATAGAAATGTTCCGAGTCGAATGCTTCGGTTGGTATTTTTAGATTTGAAGCAATTGTTTTGAGTTGTAAATCAAGTCGGTATTCATCAGGAAGTTGATATTCAAATTTTTCGATTTGTTGTTTTTCGAGGCAAACTGTAATGATTTTTTCCAGATTTTGCGGATTGTTTTCATCTGTAATTTGATAATAAATGACTTGATGTCCTTTTGATTTCAAGGTCATTGAAAAGTTTCGCATTGATAAAAAAAAGGCCACTACTTTCTGGATATGATGTTTTGTATAGGTAGCCTCTTGAAGCATTTCTGCTAGTACATACACAACATTTTCATCAACTTCATTGAACCAAGAGTGATTTGAGTTAAGCTGATCGCCAAGTATTAATCGTAATTTTTTCATTTTTTTTAGAAAAAAGATTTCGTTGGAACTTCTTTTCGGGCATATTGAAAACGGTCTACTAATTTGGGTAAACAATACCCATCAAGTCCGTTCAATGCCACAACATTTCCTTTGTCAATTTGCAACCAACCGTCTTTATGTTCTAAATCTTCGTTGAAGAATAAATGTTCTATTGACGCTATAATATGAATTGTATCATTTTCCTTGATGTAATATTCATTTATATACTTGCAATACAATTGAACCGGACTTCCTTTTACGAAAGGAATTTGAATGTTGTTTTTATATTCTTCCTCCAGATTGGTTTTGTCAAATTCAGAAATTCCAAGTTCATAATTTGCAGAGGTGTGATGTGCATCGGCAATCATATCAACAGTAATGTGATTCACGGTGAAAAAACCAGTTTCTCTTATGTTTTTGTAGGTATCTCGCGGAACGGTTGTTGGTCGCATTATAAATCCAATCAGCGCAGGATTGCTTCCTAAATGGGTTATGCTACTAAAAATAGCGACATTAGATTTTCCGTCGATAGATTTTGTTGCGAGTAAATTAGCGGATTTATATCCTGTACAAGAATTGATTAAATTCAGACGTTCAATTTTTTCCATTTGGGAAATATCGTCTCTTGAAATGTGTTTCATGTTATTTAAATTTAAAACAAATATACTTTTTGTTTAATAAAATATGTTATTTATTAAACAAAATAAATGTATTTTTAAATCCTTTTAAATTTTAGGTTGTAATCCATTAGAAAACAAATAGTTTAAAATAACTACTAAATCCTATATATTTGTTAATCAAAACGTATTCAAAATGAAAAAAATGAAAAAAGTACTTCTCGGTTTACTTGCTGTTGTTGTTCTCCTTGTGTTGGGGTTATGCATTTATGGTTTTTATTTGAAACCCAAATACGAAGGCGAAGTACAATTGAAAAATATTGAGAAAGAAACAACCGTTTATTTTGATGAGTTTGGTGTGCCACACATTTACGCTGATAATTCAAAGGATGCTATGGAAGCTTTGGGTTACGTACATGCGCAAGATCGATTGTGGCAAATGGAGTTGATGCGTCGTATAGCACCCGGACGATTATCAGAAATTTTTGGTTCGGTTGCCTTGAAAAACGACACCTTTTTTGCAGGATTAGGAATCGAAGAAGCTTCGGCTGTAGCAATTGCAGCTTTGGATAAAAAAAGTCCAAGTTACCAATTGACTTTGGCTTATCTTGACGGAATAAACCAATATATCGAAGAAGGAAAAACGCCTGTTGAGTTTCAGTTAATTGGTGTGAAGAAAGAAAAATTTACCTTAAAAGATGTCTATAATATTTTTGGATATATGTCTTTTAGTTTTGCCATGGCGCAGAAATCAGATCCGTTATTAACAGATATTCGGAATAAATACGGAATCGATTATCTCAAGGATTTTGGTATTGATGGTTCTTTTAACACAACTCGAATTAAAAATGCCAAAGAAAAACCACAGGAATACAGTGCCATCGCAAAATCGATTGCTTCACTTTTAGAACAATCGCCAATTCCACCTTTTATAGGAAGTAACAGTTGGGTAATTGCGCCCGAAAAAACGAAAAATGGAAAAGTGATTTTTGCCAATGATCCACATATTGGATTTTCGCAACCGGGAACTTGGTATGAAGCACATTTGGTAACGCCGGATTTTGAATTGTATGGCTGTTATTTGGCGGGAACTCCATTTCCTTTGTTAGGACATAACAGGGATTATGCGTATGGTTTGACGATGTTCGAAAATGATGATATTGATTTGTATCAGGAGGAAAACGATGCAAAAGATGCTAAAAAATACAAAACACCAACAGGTTTCAAAGATTACGAAATCAGAAAAAAAATTATAAAAGTAAAAGATACTTCGGATGTGATTTTGAATCTAAAAGTGAGTCGACATGGTCCAATTGTAAATGATTTGATAGATGGTTTAAATAAGAATCAACCGGTGGCTTTGTCTTGGATTTATACGCAACAGCCCATACAGATTTTGGACGCTGTTTATATTCTTTCACATGCAAAAAATAAAGATGAATTTCATAAAGGAGTCGCGCTCATTGCTGCACCCGGATTGAATGTAATGTATGGCGATGCCAAAGGAAATGTGGCTTGGTGGGCAACGGGTAAATTGTATAAGCACAATGAAGGTGTAAATACCAACTTTATTTTGAATGGTGCCAACGGACATGATGATATTACAGAATATTTGGATTTCTCCAAAAATCCTTCGGCAGTAAATCCAGATTGGAAATATGTGTATTCGGCAAATAATCAGCCGGAACCAATAGACGGATTTTTGTATCCTGGATATTATCTTCCAGAAGACAGAGCCAGAAGAATTATGCAATTATTAGATCCAAAATCCAATTGGGATAAAGAAGCGGTGAGTAAAATGATGTTCGATAATACTTCGGCAGTTGCTCCAGAGGTGGTTCAAGAATTGATTTCAACTGTAGATTACAACGCTCTTTCTAAGAATGAAAAAGAAGCGATTACTATTTTGAAAGCTTGGAAAGGTTCTAATAATCTGGAAGATGTTGCGCCAACGATTTACAACAAATGGATTTATTTGTACTTAAAAAATACTTTTGAAGACGAATTAGGTTCGGCTAATTTTAAGCAGTTTTTAGGAACTCATATTATGAAGCAAATAATTGCAAAACAAATGGCAAATGAAAATTCACTTTGGTGGGATAATATAGCTACCAAAGGAAAGAAAGAAACCAGAAGTCAAGTGCTGTCGAAATCTTTCAAAGAATCTATTTTAGCTTTAGATAAACAGTTGGGTAATTCCGTTTCAGGTTGGACTTGGAATAAAGTCCACACTTTAGAACATCAGCATCCTTTGGGGAAAGTGGCCGCTTTAAGACCTTATTTTAATGTTGGCCCATTTGCTGTTTCGGGATCAACGGAAGTGATTAATAATTTGTTTTTTGATTTTACCGAAGATGGAAAATATGTGGTTAAAGGCGGTCCTTCGACTCGAAGAATCATTGACTTTTCGGATGTTGAAAACAGTTGGAGTATTTTGCCAACAGGACAATCAGGAAATCCGCTTAGTTCACATTATAATGATCAAGCGGAACTTTATAATGCTGGAAAATTCAGAAAGATGAAAATGAATAAAGAAGAAATTATAAAAACGTCAACAAAATTGGTTTTTATTCCACATTAATCTGTCCACAGAAAGCTGTTGATTTTAAAAAGACAACCACAAAAGATTTTAATTTGTGGTTGTCTTTTTTTACTTTTTAAAAATAAAGTAAACCGCTAAAACCAAAAATAGTAACCCAACAGCGTGATTCCATCTAAAGGTCTCATTTTTAAAAAAGAGTAAGGAGAAAACAACAAAAATGACCAAGGTGATTACTTCCTGAATTACTTTGAGCTGCATTAATGAGAATGGACCACCGTTTCCTTCAAAACCAATTCGGTTAGCGGGTACCTGAAAGCAATATTCAAATAAAGCCAATCCCCAACTAATTAGGATTATGCTGATTAATCCGGCGTTTTCAAACCATTTCAATTCTTTGAATTTAAGATGACCATACCATGCCAATGTCATAAAAAGGTTTGATAAGACTAAAAGTCCAATAGTAGCGTAAGTTTTCATTTTATTTTTTAAGCATTTTTGATAAAATACCAAATGCACCTCGAATAAAAGAGGCGCTGGTAACAACTTTTAAAACTGATTTTGTGACAACACTAGCGGTACTTGGTTCGCTGTTTTCCTGCTTTTGGTCTTGCGTTTCAGAAACTTGCTCTTGAGCAACAGCAATTTTTTTGATGAGCATTTCATAAGCACTTTCACGATCAATAACCTCGCTATATTTTTTTACAAGTTTCGATTTTGAATTAATTTCCTGAATTTCACTTTCAGTCAAAATGTCCATTCGGCTCATCGGTGCACGCATCATTGTGGCTACCAGAGGTGTTGGAATTCCTTTTTCGTTCAAAGCCGTAACTAATGCTTCTCCGATACCAAGACTGGTAAGCACTTCGTCCGTTTTATAATACTCTGATGTTGGGTAATTATCAGCCGTTTGTTTGATAGCTTTTCTGTCATTAGCGGTAAAAGCTCTCAAAGCATGTTGAATTTTTAATCCTAATTGCGCCAAAACGCCGCTGGGAATGTCCATTGGATTTTGAGTAATAAAATAAATACCAATTCCTTTGGAACGAATTAATTTTACAATAGTTTCAATTTGTTCCAATAATGCCTTACTGGCTTCGTTAAAAATCAAATGGGCTTCGTCTATGAAAATGACTAATTCCGGTTGGTCAGAATCTCCTTTTTCTGGCA
This region of Flavobacterium lacustre genomic DNA includes:
- a CDS encoding DMT family protein, with the protein product MKTYATIGLLVLSNLFMTLAWYGHLKFKELKWFENAGLISIILISWGLALFEYCFQVPANRIGFEGNGGPFSLMQLKVIQEVITLVIFVVFSLLFFKNETFRWNHAVGLLFLVLAVYFIFKK
- a CDS encoding cryptochrome/photolyase family protein produces the protein MKKLRLILGDQLNSNHSWFNEVDENVVYVLAEMLQEATYTKHHIQKVVAFFLSMRNFSMTLKSKGHQVIYYQITDENNPQNLEKIITVCLEKQQIEKFEYQLPDEYRLDLQLKTIASNLKIPTEAFDSEHFYTTCDELATFYKGKKLLLMENFYRNMRKKHHLLMNGSTPEGNQWNFDHDNRKKYKGEIPVPKEKNFNTNVTEILLEIKHAGIQTIGNIKEECFNWPTSRTECLAVLEYFCTHLLPHFGDYEDAMHTEEKFLFHSRLSFALNSKMLSPKEVIETVIACYHNNEAKISISQVEGFVRQILGWREYIRGIYWKEMPHYAQMNVLENYNKLPDFFWNGNTKMNCVKHAIDQSLNQAYAHHIQRLMVIGNFTLLTQIHPNEVDAWYLGVYIDAIEWVEMPNTRGMSQYADGGIIATKPYISSGSYINKMSNYCLKCSYNVKEKIGDNACPFNSLYWNFLDEKKDYFKGNQRMAMMLNLLKKMKPEDLYQIKIKANEIITNPDGY
- a CDS encoding flavin reductase family protein, translating into MKHISRDDISQMEKIERLNLINSCTGYKSANLLATKSIDGKSNVAIFSSITHLGSNPALIGFIMRPTTVPRDTYKNIRETGFFTVNHITVDMIADAHHTSANYELGISEFDKTNLEEEYKNNIQIPFVKGSPVQLYCKYINEYYIKENDTIHIIASIEHLFFNEDLEHKDGWLQIDKGNVVALNGLDGYCLPKLVDRFQYARKEVPTKSFF
- a CDS encoding penicillin acylase family protein produces the protein MKKMKKVLLGLLAVVVLLVLGLCIYGFYLKPKYEGEVQLKNIEKETTVYFDEFGVPHIYADNSKDAMEALGYVHAQDRLWQMELMRRIAPGRLSEIFGSVALKNDTFFAGLGIEEASAVAIAALDKKSPSYQLTLAYLDGINQYIEEGKTPVEFQLIGVKKEKFTLKDVYNIFGYMSFSFAMAQKSDPLLTDIRNKYGIDYLKDFGIDGSFNTTRIKNAKEKPQEYSAIAKSIASLLEQSPIPPFIGSNSWVIAPEKTKNGKVIFANDPHIGFSQPGTWYEAHLVTPDFELYGCYLAGTPFPLLGHNRDYAYGLTMFENDDIDLYQEENDAKDAKKYKTPTGFKDYEIRKKIIKVKDTSDVILNLKVSRHGPIVNDLIDGLNKNQPVALSWIYTQQPIQILDAVYILSHAKNKDEFHKGVALIAAPGLNVMYGDAKGNVAWWATGKLYKHNEGVNTNFILNGANGHDDITEYLDFSKNPSAVNPDWKYVYSANNQPEPIDGFLYPGYYLPEDRARRIMQLLDPKSNWDKEAVSKMMFDNTSAVAPEVVQELISTVDYNALSKNEKEAITILKAWKGSNNLEDVAPTIYNKWIYLYLKNTFEDELGSANFKQFLGTHIMKQIIAKQMANENSLWWDNIATKGKKETRSQVLSKSFKESILALDKQLGNSVSGWTWNKVHTLEHQHPLGKVAALRPYFNVGPFAVSGSTEVINNLFFDFTEDGKYVVKGGPSTRRIIDFSDVENSWSILPTGQSGNPLSSHYNDQAELYNAGKFRKMKMNKEEIIKTSTKLVFIPH
- a CDS encoding SIMPL domain-containing protein, whose protein sequence is MLKNNLNVLIIAFAVIVSAYLFSNAFQNRNKSNDTISVTGLGKKDFVSDLIVWSGSFSKKSLTLKEAYAALDSDREKIKTYLSGKGIGPDEMVFSAVNFSKDFETTYNENGTTKQQIFTGFTLTQSVSIQSKEVNKIEEISRQSSELINSGVEFYSNAPEYYYTKLAELKIKMIAEATKDASTRAKSIAENANASLGNLKKSDMGVFQITGQNSSEDFSYGGSFNTQSKNKTANITVRLVYQVD
- the kynU gene encoding kynureninase → MTFENTREFAQQLDAQDALHKYQEEFIFPQVNGKMVIYFTGNSLGLQPKRTKAYVDEVMNDWGNLAVEGHFYAEKPWWDYHERFAGPLSKIVGALPAEVTVMNTLTVNLHLLMVSFYRPTTTRYKIICEEKAFPSDQYMFQSQVHFHGYKPEDAIVEIKRREGEHNIRLEDILAKIAEVGEELALVLIGGVNYYTGQVFDMKTITEAGHKAGAYVGWDLAHAAGNIKLELHDWNVDFAAWCSYKYMNSGPGNASGCFVHEKHHTNPDLPRFAGWWGHNKERRFKMEPNFDPVHGADGWQISNLPILSLAPYLASVTLFDEIGMDALIQKRDTITSYLEFILHEIDKEVNSNFEIITPSNPTERASQLSVFLHGEGRSLFDYLMKNGVITDWREPNVIRLAPVPLYSSFEDMYDFGQILKQGIVAK